One Branchiostoma floridae strain S238N-H82 chromosome 15, Bfl_VNyyK, whole genome shotgun sequence DNA window includes the following coding sequences:
- the LOC118431727 gene encoding uncharacterized protein LOC118431727: MTLQEMKRRPGCPLGKRVRKMSQEVEQVHVPTYQGNMAPGSVWAGVTAAHLAMFAVLCHNVAFHLSVQGYTPYDSTGGRWKYLDQLNLDLVCTFFGGWVLCDLTQPLVGAPAKAGLIAFLDFILAAFAFPTTLLTVVTEAALWYGGMLVPSLRQQTPPVPDDAPRWHDPHVSRTVVLMFLLLHMYMVEPRYSSRRRSLAGTVALTAVYMAWVSYLASSQQVWVYPFMEGLSGMQRLLAIPVCIVLSVVSYYCGEYLASKLWSPLSKNVD; encoded by the exons atgacattGCAAGAGATGAAGCGACGCCCAGGATGCCCACTGGGGAAAAGGGTAAGAAAG ATGTCCCAAGAAGTAGAGCAAGTCCACGTGCCTACATACCAAGGAAACATGGCGCCCGGTTCGGTGTGGGCGGGAGTTACGGCAGCTCACCTGGCGATGTTCGCCGTCCTGTGTCACAACGTCGCCTTCCACCTGTCCGTACAGGGGTACACACCTTACGACTCCACCGGGGGGAGGTGGAAATACCTGGATCAGCTCAATCTG GACCTAGTATGCACGTTCTTCGGTGGCTGGGTGCTGTGCGATCTGACTCAGCCGCTAGTCGGCGCTCCTGCTAAAGCTGGGCTGATCGCGTTCTTGGACTTCATCCTTGCAGCGTTCGCGTTCCCCACGACGTTG CTGACTGTTGTGACGGAAGCAGCCCTATGGTATGGCGGGATGCTGGTGCCGTCCCTGCGGCAACAGACACCCCCGGTCCCCGATGACGCTCCGCGCTGGCACGACCCGCATGTCTCG CGTACTGTGGTGTTGATGTTCCTCCTCctgcacatgtacatggtggAGCCCCGCTACTCCTCCCGGCGCCGTAGCCTGGCCGGGACAGTGGCGCTCACTGCCGTCTACATGGCCTG GGTATCCTACCTTGCATCCAGCCAGCAGGTTTGGGTGTACCCCTTCATGGAAGGACTATCCGGGATGCAGCGACTTCTAGCGATCCCCGTCTGCATCGTCCTATCAGTCGTTTCCTATTACTGCGGAGAGTACTTGGCAAGCAAACTTTGGA GTCCACTCAGCAAGAACGTGGATTGA